The following coding sequences lie in one Spirosoma sp. KUDC1026 genomic window:
- a CDS encoding MotA/TolQ/ExbB proton channel family protein, which produces MKTQTPSPAPAKAAAPKKKSSGLNPAFTIPVLLLIGILTYLFVFGDASHFQDGDNTKEPLPGDYFGTVYKGGFIVPILFTCFLTVLVFSIERFITIGRANGSGSIDDFVRKVKSQLDKNDVAGAIQECDRQKGSIGNVVKTALVKYQQLSTDTELSKEQKLVALQKEVEEATTLELPMLEKNLTIIATLASVSTLIALLGTVLGMIRAFAAMGAGGQPDTGALSTGISEALVNTALGIGTAAIATIMYSYFTSRIDVLTYNIDEIGLSIQQNFAAHY; this is translated from the coding sequence ATGAAAACACAAACTCCTTCTCCAGCACCGGCCAAAGCAGCGGCACCAAAAAAGAAGTCGAGCGGTCTGAATCCAGCGTTCACGATTCCAGTCCTTTTGTTGATTGGTATTCTGACCTATCTGTTCGTTTTCGGTGATGCCAGCCACTTCCAGGACGGTGACAACACGAAAGAGCCATTGCCAGGTGATTATTTTGGTACCGTTTACAAAGGTGGCTTTATCGTACCTATCCTTTTCACCTGTTTCCTGACGGTACTGGTCTTCTCGATTGAGCGTTTTATCACCATCGGCCGCGCAAACGGTTCGGGTTCGATCGATGATTTCGTTCGGAAAGTAAAAAGCCAACTTGACAAAAACGACGTAGCTGGTGCTATTCAGGAGTGCGATCGTCAGAAAGGTTCGATTGGTAACGTTGTGAAAACGGCGCTGGTAAAATACCAACAACTGTCGACCGACACTGAGCTGAGCAAAGAACAAAAGTTGGTTGCTCTGCAAAAAGAAGTAGAAGAAGCAACGACGCTGGAACTTCCAATGCTGGAAAAAAACCTGACGATCATCGCTACGCTGGCTTCGGTATCTACGCTGATTGCTCTGTTAGGTACGGTACTTGGTATGATCCGCGCTTTCGCAGCCATGGGTGCTGGTGGTCAGCCTGACACCGGTGCTCTGTCGACGGGTATCTCTGAGGCCCTTGTAAACACGGCTCTGGGTATCGGTACAGCTGCTATCGCTACGATCATGTATAGCTACTTTACCAGCCGGATTGACGTTCTGACGTACAACATCGACGAAATCGGTCTGAGCATCCAGCAGAATTTTGCTGCTCATTACTAA
- a CDS encoding ExbD/TolR family protein has protein sequence MPAVKVKRASSSVDMTAMTDVAFLLLTFFILTAQFRSQDAASIETPSSISGIKVPDKDIMTIGLGKDGKVYFGVDSPQDRIAMLDNISAAKGLTFTDKEKKEFSLMSNFGLPINQLKSYLELPEAQRAQVKQPGIPTDSTGAGATNELKDWVFNSRKANTGLRIALKGDNLAKFPEFKNVLATLQAQNINKFNLITGTEAPPAGWKAD, from the coding sequence ATGCCCGCAGTTAAAGTAAAGCGCGCCAGTTCCTCGGTGGACATGACCGCGATGACTGACGTAGCGTTCCTGTTGCTGACATTCTTTATTCTAACCGCTCAGTTTAGATCGCAGGATGCCGCATCAATTGAAACGCCGTCGTCAATCTCCGGTATCAAGGTTCCCGATAAGGACATAATGACCATTGGTCTGGGCAAAGACGGAAAAGTTTATTTTGGCGTTGATAGTCCTCAGGACCGTATCGCGATGCTAGACAACATATCAGCAGCGAAAGGACTCACTTTCACCGATAAGGAAAAGAAAGAGTTCTCGTTAATGTCAAATTTTGGTCTGCCCATTAACCAGTTAAAATCTTATCTGGAGTTACCTGAAGCTCAACGGGCACAGGTAAAACAGCCAGGTATCCCCACAGATTCGACAGGAGCAGGCGCTACCAACGAGCTTAAGGATTGGGTATTTAATTCCCGGAAGGCTAACACCGGTCTGCGTATTGCTCTGAAAGGCGATAATCTGGCTAAATTCCCGGAATTCAAGAACGTGCTGGCTACGCTTCAGGCGCAGAACATCAACAAGTTCAACCTCATCACTGGCACGGAAGCTCCGCCAGCTGGCTGGAAAGCTGACTAA